A genomic segment from Desulfurella amilsii encodes:
- a CDS encoding type II secretion system protein: MLNLKHDVAQKGTLQKQAGFTLIELLIVIAIIAILAAIAIPQFLKYKQGAYLDSVRSDVKNVVTALESYDATNGMYPGQSASGTGSVAVQQMTGPGAFDANGTLVTTGTNGIFNISTGNIITVTADTTCTNGYVVSGYNLNITNTSIGGKDKAVSYNSCTGQYTGF, encoded by the coding sequence ATGCTAAATCTAAAGCATGATGTGGCACAAAAAGGGACTTTGCAAAAGCAGGCGGGTTTTACTTTGATTGAGCTGTTGATTGTTATTGCAATCATAGCTATTTTGGCGGCTATTGCTATACCGCAGTTTTTGAAGTACAAACAGGGTGCGTACTTAGATTCTGTAAGAAGTGATGTGAAAAATGTCGTAACGGCGCTGGAGTCGTATGATGCAACTAATGGTATGTATCCAGGTCAAAGTGCATCAGGAACAGGATCTGTAGCGGTCCAGCAAATGACAGGCCCCGGAGCGTTTGACGCAAATGGGACTCTAGTTACTACTGGTACTAATGGTATATTTAACATTTCAACCGGCAATATTATTACGGTAACTGCTGATACCACTTGCACTAATGGCTACGTGGTGAGCGGCTATAACCTCAATATTACCAATACTAGTATTGGTGGTAAAGACAAGGCAGTTTCCTACAACTCCTGCACAGGTCAATACACTGGCTTCTAA
- a CDS encoding cytochrome c biogenesis protein ResB, translated as MVQINKVIDKIYSFLKSLTLAVILLSLIAFFSAVGTIAGNVKFLKDLGLDNVYYSKWFLLLIVLFVVNLVLCTLSMIPVTIALFSPSAPNKTYKSKKENAKEHLIALLKSKKLYVQEKDNLIAAYRYPVRKFAVYGIHFGILIIAFGALVGSIWGFRGIMEIPQDQSSSIIITRNNYVSLPFAIYNKNFTVSFYKDKNIPSEYKTTGYILDNNQKIPFTTTVNHPFVYKGVWFYQASYQLNPHKSFIALNINGTDKNLYLHKPLLFDDAQFYLANLSYYNSKPIALLYVELPQGSASGWIKLGDSANLGPINIAFSSAEESYITVLSVAKDPGSTIVILGFLAVIASLLLIFFKFRRRVYRIKKL; from the coding sequence ATGGTTCAAATTAACAAAGTCATTGATAAAATATACAGCTTTTTAAAGAGCTTAACGCTTGCTGTCATACTGCTTAGCTTGATAGCTTTTTTCAGCGCCGTTGGCACGATTGCTGGCAATGTTAAATTTCTAAAAGATTTAGGCTTGGATAATGTTTACTACTCAAAATGGTTTTTGCTTTTAATTGTTTTGTTTGTTGTAAATTTGGTACTGTGCACGCTGAGTATGATACCTGTTACAATTGCGCTCTTTAGCCCAAGCGCCCCAAATAAAACCTATAAAAGCAAAAAAGAAAATGCCAAAGAGCACTTAATAGCCCTGCTTAAATCAAAAAAACTATACGTCCAAGAAAAAGATAATCTTATTGCAGCCTATAGATACCCTGTGAGAAAATTTGCCGTATACGGCATACATTTTGGTATACTTATTATAGCTTTTGGAGCATTGGTAGGCTCTATTTGGGGTTTTCGCGGTATAATGGAAATCCCACAAGATCAATCAAGCAGTATAATAATAACAAGAAACAATTATGTAAGCCTGCCTTTTGCCATTTACAACAAAAACTTTACAGTTAGCTTTTACAAAGACAAAAATATACCATCTGAATATAAAACCACTGGCTACATTCTAGACAACAATCAAAAAATACCATTCACTACTACGGTAAATCATCCTTTTGTATACAAAGGCGTGTGGTTTTATCAAGCAAGCTACCAGCTAAACCCACATAAGAGCTTTATTGCTCTAAATATCAACGGCACTGATAAAAACCTTTACCTGCACAAACCATTGCTTTTCGATGATGCGCAGTTTTATCTGGCAAATTTGAGCTACTACAACTCAAAACCCATAGCGCTTTTGTATGTAGAGCTACCCCAAGGTAGTGCTTCTGGATGGATAAAGTTAGGAGACAGCGCCAATTTGGGCCCTATCAATATAGCCTTCAGCAGTGCAGAAGAAAGCTACATTACAGTACTAAGCGTGGCAAAAGACCCAGGCTCTACTATTGTGATTTTGGGCTTTTTAGCTGTTATTGCGAGCTTACTTTTGATCTTTTTTAAGTTTAGACGCAGGGTATACAGGATAAAAAAGCTCTAA
- the narI gene encoding respiratory nitrate reductase subunit gamma, with product MSYLDYFLFGIYPYIVLAVFVVGSFVRFVYMPLNWKSSSSELLEKDQLRLGSNLFHIGIIALFFGHLGGLLTPHYIFGLFGLTDKTHQIVEIYAGSISGIICIIGAIILIIRRFFNDLLYNTSTTMDLVVLLWIFLTVAAGLMSLPYSYLLDKNGDWLVNFGNYAQSIVLFKAGAVNYLNGMPFIYKLHIFMGLTLFLLLPFSRLVHIFSGVSIFFSYPLRAKQILRRYSSI from the coding sequence GTGAGCTACCTTGATTATTTTTTATTTGGCATTTACCCATACATTGTTTTGGCTGTTTTTGTGGTAGGCAGTTTTGTAAGGTTTGTTTATATGCCTTTAAACTGGAAATCAAGCTCAAGTGAGTTATTGGAAAAAGACCAGCTAAGACTTGGTAGCAACCTATTTCACATTGGCATTATTGCATTGTTTTTTGGCCATTTGGGTGGCCTTTTGACGCCGCACTATATTTTTGGACTTTTTGGCTTAACAGATAAGACACATCAGATTGTAGAAATTTATGCTGGCTCAATATCTGGGATTATTTGTATAATTGGCGCTATTATACTTATTATCAGACGGTTTTTTAATGATTTATTGTACAATACCTCTACAACAATGGATTTAGTTGTCTTGTTGTGGATTTTTCTAACAGTCGCCGCAGGGTTGATGAGCCTGCCGTATTCTTACCTATTGGATAAAAACGGTGATTGGCTTGTTAATTTTGGAAATTATGCGCAGTCAATTGTTTTGTTTAAAGCAGGTGCCGTAAATTATCTAAACGGTATGCCTTTTATTTATAAACTTCACATATTTATGGGGCTTACATTATTTTTGCTTTTGCCGTTTAGCAGGCTTGTGCATATATTTAGCGGGGTTAGTATTTTCTTTTCATACCCTTTAAGGGCAAAGCAGATATTAAGAAGATACAGCAGTATATAA
- the narH gene encoding nitrate reductase subunit beta encodes MRVKAQLSMVLNLDKCIGCHTCSVTCKNVWTKRDGLEYAWFNNVETKPGIGYPKGWENQSQYKGGWKLENNKLKLNLGSRSSILLNIFANPYMPKLNDYYEPFEFDYEYLKLSKDEYFPSLKPISSITKKEMEIQWGPNWEDDLSGEFEKRSQDYNFQNLQKEIYAEFENTFMMYLPRLCNHCLNPACVASCPSGAIYKRDEDGIVLIDQNKCRGWRMCISACPYKKIYYNYKSGKSEKCILCYPRLEVGKPTVCSESCVGKIRYIGVLLYDEEKIEEIAKTQNKEELYEAQMSIFLNPFDEAVIKQAQIDGIPQNFIEAAQNSPVYKMVVEWKIAFGLHPEFRTLPMNFYIPPLSPIINKPELFSDDSVFGSIEDLSLPVDYLANMFCASNREPIIMALKKLLALRSFNRQKNVEGIVSDNVLKAVGLTIEQAEKMYNLLAIAKYEDRFCIPTAHRELDENNFKGQGLTGFLKNDFGG; translated from the coding sequence ATGAGGGTAAAAGCGCAGCTTTCAATGGTTTTAAATTTGGATAAATGCATTGGCTGTCACACATGCTCTGTTACATGCAAAAATGTATGGACAAAAAGGGATGGTTTAGAATATGCGTGGTTTAATAATGTAGAAACAAAACCAGGCATAGGCTACCCCAAAGGTTGGGAAAATCAATCACAGTATAAAGGCGGCTGGAAGCTTGAAAATAATAAATTAAAACTAAATTTAGGCTCAAGAAGCTCAATTTTGCTAAATATATTTGCAAATCCCTATATGCCAAAGTTAAATGACTATTACGAGCCTTTTGAGTTTGATTATGAGTATTTGAAACTCTCAAAAGACGAGTATTTTCCGTCCCTAAAACCTATATCAAGCATTACAAAAAAAGAAATGGAAATACAATGGGGTCCAAACTGGGAAGATGACCTATCAGGGGAATTTGAAAAACGCTCCCAGGATTATAATTTTCAAAATTTACAAAAAGAGATTTATGCAGAGTTTGAAAACACATTTATGATGTATTTGCCAAGACTCTGCAACCACTGCCTAAACCCAGCCTGCGTTGCAAGCTGTCCATCGGGGGCTATATACAAAAGGGACGAAGATGGTATTGTGCTTATTGATCAAAATAAGTGCAGAGGCTGGCGTATGTGCATTAGCGCATGTCCCTACAAAAAAATTTACTACAATTACAAGTCTGGAAAATCAGAAAAGTGTATACTGTGCTACCCTCGTTTAGAAGTAGGAAAGCCCACAGTATGCTCAGAATCATGTGTGGGCAAAATCCGCTATATTGGCGTTTTGCTCTACGACGAAGAAAAAATCGAAGAAATAGCTAAAACTCAAAATAAAGAGGAACTTTATGAAGCTCAGATGAGTATTTTTTTAAACCCATTTGATGAAGCCGTCATAAAGCAGGCTCAAATTGATGGTATACCTCAAAATTTTATAGAAGCAGCGCAAAATTCGCCAGTGTATAAAATGGTGGTAGAGTGGAAGATTGCATTTGGCCTTCATCCTGAGTTTAGGACACTGCCAATGAACTTTTACATACCGCCTCTGTCTCCAATCATAAACAAGCCAGAACTCTTCAGTGATGATAGTGTTTTTGGCAGTATAGAGGACCTGAGTTTACCAGTAGATTATTTGGCAAATATGTTTTGTGCATCGAATAGAGAGCCTATAATAATGGCATTAAAAAAACTTTTGGCACTGAGATCTTTTAATAGGCAAAAAAACGTAGAAGGCATAGTTAGCGATAATGTGCTCAAAGCAGTAGGATTGACAATTGAACAAGCTGAAAAAATGTACAATTTGCTTGCTATTGCAAAGTATGAAGATCGTTTTTGTATACCTACAGCGCACAGAGAGCTTGATGAAAATAATTTTAAAGGTCAAGGCTTAACGGGTTTTTTAAAAAATGATTTTGGAGGTTAA
- a CDS encoding nitrate reductase subunit alpha, translating into MGFLERYSFFKKPLKSTDKFSETRNEDRTWENGYRNRFAYDKIVRSTHGVNCTGSCSWQIFVKNGIITYEIQQNDYPQTQVGLPEYEPRGCPSGSSYSSYLYSPHRVKHPMIRSDLLRLYREKRKTLNPIEAWKAVVESSDSKLYKQKRGAGGFVRVNFDEALEIIVAANIYTIKKYGPDRIFGFSPIPAMSMVSYASGARYLSLIGGVVGSFYDWYCDLPPSSPQVFGEQTDVPESADWYNSTYLVLWGSNVPQTRRPDAHFYTEARYKGTKTVVISPDFSEASKFADVWVAPRPGTDASLALAMGHVIFKEFHIDSTNDYFSSYAKRYSDMPHLVILKNIGDYFVTDRFLRASDTIANASESDDWKTVVIDSNTKQPAVINGSIGFRYQDNGKWNLHTKDSLTDTDIDPKLSLIDLASDVVEVGFPDFTNSSIIKRKVPALKINKNNNEYLVASVFDLLASHYGIDRNLNDPNTAKSYDDECAYTPAWQEKITGVKKEIVIKIAREFAKNALLTKGKTMVIIGAGVNHYYYTDTIYRSVINMLTMCGCIGQSGGGWAHYVGQEKVRPLAGWSAVAFGLDWYRPPKQMNSTSFYYFHTDQFRYEDVKIGDLLSPLAESTYKDYTPADFNVKAIRMGWLPAAPYLDKNSIEIVKEAQTQNIDPKEYLINNLKESKIRFAFEDPDNPVNFVRNMFVWRSNLLGASSKGHEYFLKHLLGAKSGVLAKEIDESKRPKEIVWREPVDGKLDLLVTLDFRMSTTCIYSDIVLPTASWYEKEDLSTTDMHPFIHPFSKALDPLWESKDDWDIFKELSKKFSELAKDYLGVQKELVLSPQMHDTKTELAQAFEPKDWKVDNVEIVPGKNFPSISVIERDYPNVYKQYITLGPLLEKVGNGAKGVSWDTKDEVEFLKRLNGEIDNRPKIEYARQVCEAILELAPETNAKVSHKAFDNLSKKTGSLHNSVRPPVDYSLRFQDLQVQPRRTVTSPIWSGIESKDIPYSANYQNVHEFIPWRTLTGRIQFYQDHKWMQLFGENFAVYKPPVNAQSLTNIESGENTLTLKWSTAHQKFGIHSTYVDLLILQTLSRGGPHIWISETDAKALGVKDNDWIEAFNKNGVVVARAVVSQRIPKGSAFMYHAQDKVINTPISNRTNNRGGVHNSVIKILLNPLHMIGGYAQLSYSFNYYGTIGSNRDDFVIVRKLEKPTWSAMTKTKEAL; encoded by the coding sequence ATGGGTTTTCTAGAGCGATATTCTTTTTTTAAAAAGCCTCTCAAAAGCACAGACAAATTTAGTGAAACGAGAAATGAGGATAGAACATGGGAAAACGGCTACAGAAATAGATTTGCTTATGACAAAATAGTAAGAAGCACGCATGGTGTCAACTGCACAGGTTCTTGTAGCTGGCAAATTTTTGTAAAAAACGGCATTATTACATACGAGATTCAACAAAACGATTACCCCCAAACCCAAGTTGGTCTTCCAGAATACGAGCCACGCGGTTGCCCAAGCGGGAGCAGCTACTCAAGCTACCTATATAGCCCTCACCGCGTAAAGCATCCTATGATTAGAAGCGATTTATTAAGGCTATACAGAGAAAAAAGAAAAACTCTAAACCCAATAGAAGCCTGGAAGGCAGTTGTAGAGTCAAGCGATAGTAAGCTCTACAAGCAAAAGCGTGGTGCTGGTGGTTTTGTTAGGGTTAATTTTGATGAAGCGCTTGAGATTATTGTAGCGGCAAATATCTATACAATTAAAAAATACGGTCCAGATAGAATTTTTGGTTTCAGCCCAATTCCAGCTATGAGTATGGTGAGCTATGCCTCTGGTGCTAGGTATTTATCATTAATTGGTGGCGTGGTTGGTAGTTTTTACGATTGGTACTGCGATTTACCGCCTTCTTCACCGCAGGTATTTGGCGAGCAAACGGATGTTCCAGAATCAGCTGACTGGTACAACTCCACATACTTAGTGCTGTGGGGTTCAAATGTGCCGCAAACAAGAAGACCAGACGCACATTTTTACACAGAAGCCCGCTACAAAGGGACAAAAACAGTCGTAATATCGCCAGACTTTAGTGAAGCTTCAAAGTTTGCCGATGTATGGGTGGCACCGCGGCCTGGCACAGACGCAAGCCTTGCACTTGCAATGGGTCATGTTATTTTTAAAGAATTTCATATAGATTCAACCAATGACTATTTTAGCAGTTATGCAAAACGCTACAGTGATATGCCGCATCTTGTGATTTTGAAAAACATAGGAGATTATTTTGTTACAGATAGATTTTTGAGAGCCTCTGATACAATTGCTAACGCCTCAGAATCAGACGATTGGAAAACCGTTGTCATTGATTCAAACACAAAACAGCCTGCAGTAATAAATGGCAGTATCGGTTTTAGATACCAAGACAATGGTAAATGGAATTTACACACAAAAGACTCACTAACAGATACAGACATTGACCCAAAGTTAAGTCTTATTGATTTGGCAAGCGATGTTGTTGAGGTAGGCTTTCCAGATTTTACAAATAGCTCTATTATTAAAAGAAAAGTACCAGCACTAAAAATTAATAAAAATAACAATGAGTATTTAGTCGCAAGTGTATTTGATTTGTTAGCCTCCCACTATGGGATTGATAGAAACCTAAATGACCCAAATACCGCTAAAAGCTATGATGACGAGTGCGCCTATACACCAGCTTGGCAGGAAAAAATTACCGGCGTAAAAAAAGAAATTGTTATTAAGATTGCACGAGAATTTGCAAAAAATGCCCTTTTAACAAAAGGTAAAACTATGGTAATAATTGGTGCTGGTGTTAATCATTACTATTATACGGATACAATTTATAGAAGCGTAATCAATATGCTTACAATGTGCGGTTGCATAGGCCAATCAGGCGGTGGTTGGGCACATTATGTTGGTCAGGAAAAGGTAAGACCGCTTGCAGGCTGGAGTGCTGTTGCATTTGGGCTTGATTGGTATAGGCCGCCTAAGCAGATGAACTCCACATCGTTTTATTACTTTCATACAGACCAATTTAGATATGAAGATGTAAAAATTGGTGATTTATTGTCGCCTTTGGCAGAAAGTACATACAAAGACTACACGCCAGCGGATTTTAATGTAAAAGCAATTAGAATGGGATGGCTGCCCGCTGCACCTTATTTGGATAAAAACTCAATAGAAATAGTAAAAGAAGCGCAAACCCAAAACATTGATCCCAAAGAGTATCTAATAAACAACCTAAAAGAATCTAAGATAAGATTTGCTTTTGAAGATCCAGACAACCCGGTTAACTTTGTGCGAAATATGTTTGTATGGCGGTCAAATTTGCTTGGCGCAAGCTCAAAAGGTCATGAGTACTTTTTAAAGCACTTGCTGGGTGCAAAATCTGGTGTTTTGGCAAAAGAAATAGACGAATCAAAAAGACCAAAAGAAATTGTCTGGAGAGAGCCCGTTGATGGTAAGCTTGATCTGCTTGTAACACTTGATTTTAGAATGTCTACTACCTGCATATATTCAGACATTGTGCTTCCTACTGCAAGCTGGTATGAAAAGGAAGATTTAAGCACAACTGATATGCATCCTTTTATTCACCCATTTTCAAAAGCGCTAGACCCCCTGTGGGAAAGCAAAGACGATTGGGATATTTTTAAAGAACTCTCAAAAAAGTTTTCTGAGCTTGCAAAAGATTATTTAGGCGTTCAAAAAGAGCTTGTATTATCACCCCAGATGCACGATACAAAAACTGAACTGGCTCAGGCATTTGAGCCAAAGGACTGGAAAGTTGATAATGTTGAGATTGTGCCTGGCAAAAACTTTCCATCGATTAGCGTTATTGAAAGAGACTACCCAAATGTTTACAAGCAGTACATTACGCTTGGACCATTACTAGAAAAAGTAGGCAATGGTGCAAAAGGTGTAAGCTGGGATACAAAAGATGAAGTTGAGTTTTTAAAGAGACTAAATGGAGAAATAGATAATAGGCCAAAAATTGAATATGCAAGGCAAGTGTGCGAGGCAATTTTGGAGTTAGCGCCAGAAACCAACGCAAAAGTTTCTCATAAGGCTTTTGATAATCTATCAAAAAAAACTGGCAGTTTGCACAACAGTGTAAGACCGCCTGTTGATTATAGTTTAAGATTTCAAGATTTACAAGTTCAGCCAAGAAGGACAGTTACATCGCCAATCTGGAGCGGTATTGAATCAAAAGATATACCATACAGCGCAAATTATCAAAATGTGCATGAGTTTATACCGTGGCGCACGCTAACAGGTAGAATTCAGTTTTATCAAGACCATAAGTGGATGCAGTTATTTGGAGAAAATTTTGCTGTTTACAAACCGCCCGTTAATGCTCAATCCCTAACAAACATTGAAAGTGGAGAAAATACCCTAACATTAAAATGGAGCACAGCTCACCAAAAATTTGGCATACACTCTACATATGTAGATTTACTTATACTACAAACCCTATCTAGAGGTGGGCCGCATATATGGATTAGCGAAACAGACGCTAAAGCTTTAGGTGTCAAAGACAATGATTGGATTGAAGCGTTTAATAAAAACGGTGTTGTTGTTGCAAGAGCGGTTGTAAGTCAAAGAATCCCAAAAGGCAGCGCCTTTATGTATCACGCCCAGGATAAAGTTATAAATACACCAATATCTAACAGAACTAACAATAGGGGTGGTGTCCACAACAGCGTAATTAAAATATTATTAAACCCTCTGCATATGATTGGCGGATATGCGCAATTGTCTTACTCGTTTAATTATTACGGCACAATTGGCTCAAATAGGGATGATTTTGTAATTGTAAGAAAATTAGAAAAACCTACCTGGTCGGCTATGACAAAAACAAAGGAGGCGCTATGA
- the narJ gene encoding nitrate reductase molybdenum cofactor assembly chaperone has translation MKTFKLFSVLLLYPDNELISHCSELKNFVHSSKLGFVEPLIDYMQNSEDLIELQKDYTFIFDLTPACSLYILEHFADDKNKGKNLLEFLEKYTQKGLNIAQNTTPDYLPIYLEYLSLIEKDKALAEIDSYSDVFDKIYKKLKGLNSPYALVFQALAKKEVLSELP, from the coding sequence ATGAAAACCTTCAAGCTTTTTTCTGTGCTGCTTTTATACCCAGATAATGAGCTTATAAGCCACTGCAGTGAGTTAAAAAATTTTGTGCACAGCAGTAAATTGGGTTTTGTAGAGCCTTTGATAGATTATATGCAAAATTCAGAAGATTTAATTGAGCTGCAAAAAGATTATACTTTTATTTTTGATCTTACACCTGCGTGCAGTTTGTATATTTTAGAGCATTTTGCCGATGATAAAAATAAAGGCAAAAATCTCCTTGAGTTTCTTGAAAAGTACACGCAAAAAGGCTTAAACATAGCCCAAAATACTACGCCCGATTATCTGCCTATTTATTTAGAGTATTTATCTTTGATTGAAAAAGATAAAGCGTTAGCTGAAATTGATAGCTACAGCGATGTTTTTGATAAAATTTATAAAAAACTAAAGGGTTTAAATAGTCCTTATGCGCTTGTTTTTCAAGCATTAGCCAAAAAGGAGGTTTTAAGTGAGCTACCTTGA
- a CDS encoding MFS transporter, with translation MDQVKGTPASGLFGATLGFFFGFAAVALFGPTAAKFKDILHLTPPMVGLLVAMPALSGSLLRIPFSAWVDTTGGRKPFLILMLIAIVGLLGLSVVIYMVMFNNLRSGAYGFLLLFGLLSGSGIAIFSVGISQVSYWYSQKKQGFALGAYAGVGNLAPGIFSFLLPVALHRLGLFNSYLIWLGFLIVGTILYYITGKNAPYFQLRQKGLEPVKALEQAKQSGQELFPSKSLIESLIVSAKNLNTWLLVILYFTTFGGFVALTAWFPTYWKSYFGLSLVYAGLLTATYSILTSIIRILGGAVADKIGGSTTAIISLTVMGIGALGLFLAKSIGIAVASEIILAVGMGVNNAAVFKLVPKLVSSAIGGAAGWVGGLGAFGGFVIPPIMGEFVAAYKSAGYAKGFIVFVVLAVVSIAIAYYIKLKAKA, from the coding sequence ATGGATCAAGTAAAAGGTACACCCGCTTCAGGTTTGTTTGGCGCTACGCTGGGATTCTTTTTTGGTTTTGCAGCTGTTGCGCTTTTTGGGCCAACCGCCGCAAAATTTAAAGATATTTTGCATCTAACACCGCCAATGGTAGGTCTTTTGGTAGCGATGCCTGCATTATCGGGTTCATTGCTTAGGATACCGTTTTCTGCTTGGGTAGATACCACAGGAGGCAGGAAGCCATTTTTAATCTTAATGTTAATTGCCATTGTTGGGCTTTTGGGTTTGTCTGTTGTTATATATATGGTTATGTTTAATAATTTAAGAAGCGGTGCATATGGATTTTTGCTGTTGTTTGGACTGCTTAGCGGCAGCGGTATCGCTATCTTTTCTGTTGGGATTAGCCAGGTTTCTTATTGGTATTCCCAAAAAAAACAAGGTTTTGCCCTTGGCGCATACGCAGGCGTTGGCAATTTAGCACCGGGTATTTTTTCTTTCCTGCTGCCAGTAGCTTTGCACAGGTTGGGCTTATTTAACTCTTACCTTATCTGGCTTGGGTTTTTGATTGTTGGGACAATTTTGTATTATATAACAGGCAAAAATGCACCTTACTTCCAATTGAGGCAAAAGGGCTTAGAGCCTGTAAAAGCGCTTGAGCAAGCAAAACAATCAGGTCAAGAGCTGTTTCCATCAAAAAGCCTTATAGAAAGCTTAATTGTTTCTGCTAAAAACTTAAATACCTGGCTGCTTGTAATTTTATACTTTACAACATTCGGCGGCTTTGTGGCTCTAACTGCATGGTTTCCAACATACTGGAAATCATATTTTGGTTTGAGTCTTGTGTATGCAGGGCTTTTAACTGCAACGTATTCTATTTTAACTTCTATTATACGCATACTAGGTGGTGCAGTAGCAGATAAAATTGGCGGATCAACAACAGCTATTATTTCTTTAACAGTTATGGGTATTGGCGCTTTGGGTTTGTTTTTGGCTAAGTCAATAGGCATAGCAGTTGCATCAGAGATTATACTTGCAGTAGGTATGGGTGTTAATAATGCTGCAGTATTTAAGCTTGTTCCAAAACTTGTAAGTAGTGCAATAGGTGGTGCAGCAGGCTGGGTAGGCGGACTTGGCGCTTTTGGCGGTTTTGTTATACCGCCTATTATGGGTGAGTTTGTTGCAGCCTATAAAAGCGCTGGGTATGCAAAGGGTTTTATAGTATTTGTGGTATTGGCTGTAGTCTCAATTGCCATTGCATACTACATAAAACTTAAAGCCAAAGCATAA
- a CDS encoding PAS domain-containing protein — translation MNETTLELFEDLDINVLLRILDNLPCDVSFVDKDDNVAYFNLPREGRTFARTKLDIGRKVQKCHPPKSLHLVQKILDDFKSKKRKSADFWINFQDKFLYIIYFPIYDENGEYFGTLEVMQDVSQIKKLEGQRRLLDEESSL, via the coding sequence ATGAATGAAACAACACTAGAGCTTTTTGAAGATTTAGATATCAATGTATTGCTTAGAATTTTGGATAATCTGCCATGCGATGTATCATTTGTAGATAAAGACGATAATGTAGCGTATTTTAATCTGCCGCGCGAAGGCAGGACATTTGCAAGGACAAAATTGGATATTGGCAGAAAAGTGCAAAAATGCCATCCCCCAAAGAGTTTGCATTTAGTACAAAAAATTCTGGATGACTTTAAGTCAAAGAAGCGAAAATCGGCTGATTTCTGGATTAATTTTCAGGATAAGTTTTTATATATAATATATTTTCCCATTTATGATGAAAATGGAGAGTATTTTGGTACATTGGAAGTTATGCAGGATGTATCGCAAATAAAAAAATTAGAAGGCCAAAGGAGGCTTTTGGATGAGGAAAGCTCTCTTTGA
- a CDS encoding DUF438 domain-containing protein, protein MLDYKPKDKFSKLTQTYPNITDYLYSKNPLYKMLTNKVIAQLMAPKVDLAHVAARGGYSFEEFLDIVESGIKNGFVNTKQQSDSNLQELKTQLKAVLKQIYNKENVEEARKRFKDLIEKADPVLIAVVESELKNEGYTTDDLMKACDVHMELFKEQISSSRRRIDKNHPLYRLIKDHDTIMMYMEKGFELANSLKDYNSYTEALNVINQLAQTIKLQKQAEDNHNTRQENTLFPVIEKYGVEEPPSIMWQDHVNMKQARNRIEKLLENHESLKYEDFVEHLVANYRYMLETFALHTKKEQEILYNVALDMLSAKDWADIKSESDELGYFELPQEVLDE, encoded by the coding sequence ATGCTTGATTATAAGCCAAAAGATAAGTTTAGTAAACTTACTCAAACTTATCCAAATATTACCGATTACTTGTATTCAAAAAATCCACTGTATAAAATGCTCACAAACAAAGTAATCGCTCAGCTTATGGCACCAAAGGTAGACTTAGCTCATGTTGCTGCAAGGGGTGGCTACAGCTTTGAAGAATTTTTAGATATAGTGGAAAGTGGTATAAAAAATGGTTTTGTAAATACAAAACAGCAAAGCGATTCCAACCTGCAAGAGTTAAAAACTCAGTTAAAAGCGGTGTTGAAGCAAATTTACAATAAAGAAAATGTCGAGGAAGCCAGAAAGCGTTTTAAAGATTTGATAGAAAAGGCCGACCCAGTACTTATTGCGGTAGTTGAAAGCGAACTTAAAAACGAAGGCTACACCACAGACGATTTAATGAAAGCCTGCGATGTGCATATGGAATTATTTAAAGAACAAATCTCAAGCTCAAGGCGGCGCATAGATAAAAATCATCCCCTTTATAGGTTGATCAAAGACCATGATACAATTATGATGTATATGGAAAAAGGCTTTGAATTGGCAAATAGCTTAAAAGATTACAATAGCTACACTGAAGCTTTAAATGTGATTAATCAGCTTGCTCAAACAATAAAATTGCAAAAGCAAGCCGAAGATAACCACAATACGCGTCAAGAAAATACGCTTTTTCCTGTGATTGAAAAATACGGAGTTGAAGAGCCCCCATCAATTATGTGGCAAGACCATGTAAATATGAAACAGGCAAGAAACCGCATTGAAAAATTGCTAGAAAACCATGAATCATTAAAGTATGAGGATTTTGTAGAACACTTAGTGGCAAATTACAGGTATATGCTTGAAACATTTGCTTTGCATACAAAAAAAGAACAAGAAATTTTATACAACGTAGCACTTGATATGCTCTCTGCTAAAGATTGGGCTGATATAAAAAGTGAATCGGACGAGCTAGGTTATTTTGAGCTGCCACAGGAGGTTTTAGATGAATGA